A window from Neobacillus sp. PS3-40 encodes these proteins:
- a CDS encoding metalloregulator ArsR/SmtB family transcription factor: MSASLGKHDVFQALADPTRRKILKLLSLKEMPVTVISSHFPMSRTAVSKHLRILANAGLAKERKVGRETRYMLEPKPLHEIKDWLQYFELFWENKLEALKNLVESDELDIETSVVLAEDEKKR, translated from the coding sequence ATGTCAGCTTCTTTAGGTAAACATGATGTCTTTCAAGCTCTTGCTGATCCAACCCGTCGTAAGATACTTAAACTTCTTAGTTTGAAAGAAATGCCGGTAACAGTAATTAGCAGCCATTTCCCGATGAGTCGGACTGCTGTTTCCAAGCATTTGCGTATTTTAGCAAATGCAGGGCTGGCGAAAGAGCGGAAAGTTGGCAGGGAAACAAGATATATGCTTGAACCTAAACCACTTCATGAAATAAAAGATTGGCTTCAATATTTTGAATTGTTCTGGGAAAATAAATTGGAAGCATTAAAGAATTTAGTCGAATCTGATGAGTTGGATATCGAAACTTCGGTGGTTTTGGCTGAGGATGAAAAAAAGAGGTGA
- a CDS encoding DeoR family transcriptional regulator — protein sequence MKPSTNRMLNRIKCIYMFIRTKGTVTTQELVEEFGITPRTIQRDLNVLAYNDLVSSPSRGKWMVTPKKVKIS from the coding sequence TTGAAACCTTCAACTAACCGGATGTTAAACCGCATTAAATGCATCTACATGTTTATTCGAACTAAAGGAACAGTGACTACGCAGGAACTTGTAGAGGAATTTGGTATCACTCCTCGCACAATACAAAGGGACTTAAATGTCTTAGCCTATAATGACTTGGTAAGTAGCCCAAGTCGTGGGAAATGGATGGTCACACCAAAAAAAGTAAAAATATCTTAA
- a CDS encoding OsmC family protein, with the protein MAEHQFHLKANWPGLRNDVGDIEAGNLITKVSIPKEMDGPGIGTNPDEMLLGAAATCYIITLAAMMERSHLEKLHLTMESEAIVDVTKGVFTYKKIIHRPNILLKHNASHQDILLAQQLAEKAESSCMISRAIQGNVEIELQPTIKMAAK; encoded by the coding sequence ATGGCAGAACATCAATTTCATTTAAAGGCGAACTGGCCTGGATTGCGTAATGATGTTGGAGATATTGAAGCAGGGAATTTAATTACAAAAGTTTCAATTCCTAAAGAAATGGATGGCCCAGGAATTGGCACAAATCCCGATGAAATGTTACTTGGCGCAGCAGCAACCTGCTATATCATCACATTGGCAGCAATGATGGAACGCAGCCATTTGGAGAAGTTACACTTAACAATGGAATCAGAAGCAATTGTTGATGTAACAAAAGGCGTCTTTACATATAAGAAAATTATCCATCGCCCAAACATCCTATTGAAACATAATGCATCACACCAAGACATATTATTGGCACAACAGCTAGCTGAAAAAGCAGAATCATCGTGTATGATCAGCCGTGCCATTCAGGGAAATGTAGAGATTGAATTACAACCAACCATTAAAATGGCTGCTAAATAA
- the pepV gene encoding dipeptidase PepV, whose amino-acid sequence MTKINWMNEVEKRKDALIKDVQELLHIKSLLDEENTTDDAPLGKGVKEALDFMLNLGEKDGFTPKNVGNLAGHLEFGEGKELLGILCHVDVVPEGDGWLSDPFAAEIRDGKIFARGALDDKGPTMAAYYAMKIVKELGLPLKKRVRMIIGTDEESNWRCVNHYFENEEMPTLGFAPDADFPIINAEKGISDFDMVQKQIVQKENNNAQVEVLNFISGKRYNMVPDYAKATIHVKDKQSEIIAQFTEFMKQYGLENGNQIENGELILEVKGVSAHGMEPNNGKNAGLFLAEFLSKLSLDENASHYFQFVSRYFFGDSRGVKLGVAFADDISGELTINAGKLSFSKESSGKIGMTCRYPVTNKMETTKEKLENLLKTEGFQLENFTDSKPHHVDEKEFLIQTLMKIYEEQTGEKAELLAIGGGTYARSLKAGVAFGPLFPGRPDIAHQKDEYMFIEDLLKATAIYAQSIYELAREE is encoded by the coding sequence GTGACAAAAATTAATTGGATGAATGAAGTGGAAAAAAGGAAAGATGCACTTATAAAGGATGTACAGGAATTGCTACATATAAAAAGTCTTTTAGACGAAGAAAATACTACTGATGACGCCCCTCTTGGAAAAGGTGTGAAAGAGGCATTGGATTTTATGCTTAACTTGGGTGAAAAGGACGGTTTTACACCTAAAAATGTTGGTAATTTAGCAGGCCATCTTGAATTTGGTGAAGGGAAGGAACTGCTTGGTATCCTTTGTCATGTAGATGTTGTTCCAGAAGGAGACGGTTGGTTAAGTGATCCATTTGCTGCTGAAATTCGCGATGGAAAAATATTTGCCAGAGGTGCATTAGATGATAAGGGGCCGACAATGGCTGCTTATTATGCGATGAAAATTGTAAAGGAGCTTGGATTACCATTAAAAAAACGGGTTCGTATGATTATTGGAACAGATGAGGAAAGCAATTGGCGCTGTGTAAACCACTATTTTGAAAATGAAGAAATGCCAACTTTGGGATTTGCCCCGGATGCTGACTTTCCAATTATAAACGCAGAAAAGGGAATCTCAGATTTTGATATGGTTCAGAAACAAATTGTCCAAAAGGAAAATAATAATGCACAGGTTGAGGTGCTAAACTTTATATCTGGAAAAAGATACAATATGGTTCCTGATTATGCAAAAGCCACTATTCATGTTAAAGATAAGCAATCAGAGATCATTGCACAATTTACTGAATTTATGAAGCAATATGGGCTGGAAAATGGTAACCAAATTGAAAATGGTGAATTAATTTTAGAGGTTAAGGGAGTATCTGCGCATGGCATGGAACCGAATAACGGTAAAAATGCTGGGCTTTTTTTAGCAGAGTTTCTTTCTAAGCTAAGTTTAGACGAGAATGCATCCCATTACTTCCAATTTGTTTCGCGTTATTTCTTTGGCGACTCTCGAGGTGTAAAACTTGGTGTTGCCTTCGCAGATGATATTTCAGGGGAATTAACAATCAACGCAGGGAAGCTTAGTTTTTCGAAAGAGTCCAGTGGGAAAATAGGTATGACATGTAGATACCCAGTCACAAATAAAATGGAAACTACTAAAGAAAAATTAGAAAACCTTCTCAAAACAGAGGGATTTCAGCTTGAAAATTTTACTGATTCTAAACCGCATCATGTTGATGAAAAAGAATTCCTTATTCAAACTTTGATGAAGATTTATGAAGAGCAAACAGGTGAAAAGGCTGAATTGCTTGCAATTGGGGGAGGCACATATGCTCGTTCCCTCAAAGCGGGAGTAGCTTTTGGACCACTTTTTCCAGGAAGACCGGATATTGCCCATCAAAAAGATGAATATATGTTTATTGAGGACTTGCTGAAAGCAACGGCCATTTATGCTCAATCTATCTATGAATTAGCTCGGGAGGAATAA
- a CDS encoding SRPBCC domain-containing protein: MTKVWNAVATSEGIAAWFMPNDFEPVEGHEFHLNAGQFGMSPCKVISIDPPNSLSFNWGKDWMISFELKDIEGKTEFTLIHSGWDANKITEFGAPHTMVRDNMEQGWTGLVKKLQEYVEA, encoded by the coding sequence ATGACAAAAGTGTGGAACGCAGTTGCAACATCTGAAGGTATTGCTGCATGGTTCATGCCAAATGATTTTGAACCAGTTGAAGGACATGAGTTTCATTTGAATGCGGGTCAGTTCGGTATGTCCCCTTGTAAAGTAATTAGCATCGATCCTCCAAATAGTCTTTCCTTTAATTGGGGAAAGGATTGGATGATTTCGTTTGAATTAAAAGACATTGAAGGTAAAACAGAGTTCACACTAATCCATTCTGGATGGGATGCCAATAAAATTACTGAATTTGGCGCTCCACATACGATGGTCAGGGACAATATGGAACAGGGATGGACAGGTCTTGTGAAAAAATTACAAGAATATGTGGAAGCATAA